One stretch of Candidatus Bathyarchaeia archaeon DNA includes these proteins:
- a CDS encoding ABC transporter substrate-binding protein has translation MNKTTTIIAIVIIAAVIGVAAYGSYTLLSTSPESSPSPSPTPTSTPTPTQTATPTATPTVAPTASPTASASPSPTASPSPSPTTTQSPTPTTTSSPTPTASPTATPTPTPTPTPEPKTVTVVDKLGTSIELTLPLTRIVAIDGTDLICALGCQDQIAGRSELSSDEEAIVPQSVLDLPVVAETSFSVSPELVLELEPDLVIADEGLSDEIQDMFRNAGIPVMIEMSMAPRRNSFIQNLGVILEAEDKAAELIAFETYYENLVTERVANLTREEKPTVFFEWYMDWFSSGPNSTYDEMIVTAGGINVAETATTENPQMSAEYVLGENPDIILRMSTYLDGEEFSDFTTLQSNIMNRAGMDEVKAVQDGKVYIIKNTALVSRRAIGLLYLAKWFHPTLFADINPSEVHAEMIQKFYGVTINNTFAYPEIITVTDGAGTQMTLNQPIERIVSINSGLTEILCALNCEDKLVGRDKSSTLPPSVLEIPAVADNSYLPNVEMILELQPDILFADSMLPYNEVLMNQLRDSGVPIFIADPSDPEPTAHSNETVIDFSCKLVSTMASIVGSQDIAQEYVEYVQHYNELVKTRLVDLTADQKPRVMLEWYEPYNTFVTPGLDQAGGINIAENQTEYAPVLSAEFVVEQNPEVIIYMVSSPDHVEADFIAIRDSILNRPALGDIDAIKNGKVYVCDWVARGGIRCVVGYLYWAKWCQPTLFADIDPAALNSEVNQKFFGADISGVYAYP, from the coding sequence ATGAATAAAACAACTACAATTATCGCTATTGTAATTATCGCCGCAGTAATCGGCGTCGCCGCTTACGGGTCATACACCCTTCTCAGCACCTCTCCCGAATCTTCCCCCTCGCCCTCTCCAACCCCCACCTCAACACCTACCCCAACACAAACGGCTACCCCAACCGCTACTCCCACCGTAGCACCCACTGCTAGCCCAACTGCTTCCGCTTCACCTTCTCCAACCGCCTCACCATCTCCCTCACCAACAACCACCCAATCACCCACTCCAACCACAACTTCTAGCCCCACACCAACAGCGTCACCAACCGCAACGCCTACCCCAACGCCAACACCTACACCCGAACCAAAAACCGTAACAGTAGTTGACAAACTCGGAACCTCCATCGAGTTGACCCTTCCATTAACACGTATAGTGGCTATCGATGGCACCGACCTCATCTGTGCTTTAGGCTGCCAAGACCAAATCGCGGGACGCAGCGAACTTTCCAGCGACGAAGAAGCCATTGTGCCTCAATCCGTGCTGGATTTGCCTGTGGTCGCCGAGACCTCTTTTAGCGTCAGCCCCGAACTCGTTCTTGAATTAGAGCCTGACTTGGTCATTGCCGATGAAGGTCTCTCTGATGAAATCCAAGACATGTTCCGCAACGCAGGCATACCCGTAATGATTGAAATGTCCATGGCGCCACGGCGCAACTCGTTCATACAAAACTTGGGCGTAATCTTGGAAGCGGAAGACAAAGCCGCAGAACTCATCGCCTTCGAGACGTACTACGAGAATCTGGTCACGGAACGAGTTGCCAACCTAACACGCGAAGAAAAACCCACCGTCTTCTTTGAATGGTACATGGACTGGTTCAGTTCAGGACCAAACTCCACCTACGACGAAATGATTGTCACCGCAGGTGGAATTAACGTCGCCGAAACAGCCACAACAGAAAATCCCCAAATGAGCGCAGAATACGTCCTGGGCGAAAACCCCGACATAATCCTACGCATGTCCACCTACCTTGACGGAGAAGAATTCTCAGACTTCACAACTTTGCAAAGCAACATCATGAACCGCGCCGGCATGGACGAAGTCAAAGCAGTCCAAGACGGCAAAGTCTACATCATCAAAAACACCGCTCTAGTCAGCCGCCGCGCCATAGGCTTGCTTTACCTAGCAAAATGGTTCCACCCCACCCTCTTCGCGGACATTAACCCCTCCGAAGTACACGCAGAAATGATTCAGAAATTCTACGGCGTAACCATAAACAACACCTTCGCCTACCCCGAAATCATCACCGTCACCGATGGCGCAGGCACCCAAATGACGCTGAACCAACCAATTGAACGCATCGTCAGCATAAACTCCGGCTTAACCGAGATTCTATGCGCCCTCAACTGTGAAGACAAACTTGTTGGACGCGACAAGAGCTCAACCCTTCCCCCTTCAGTTCTTGAAATCCCAGCCGTTGCCGATAACTCATATTTGCCCAACGTGGAGATGATTTTGGAGTTGCAGCCTGACATTTTGTTTGCGGACTCCATGTTGCCCTACAACGAGGTGCTCATGAATCAACTGCGAGACTCAGGTGTACCCATCTTTATCGCGGACCCCTCAGACCCAGAGCCGACTGCGCACTCCAATGAGACTGTGATTGACTTCAGCTGTAAACTTGTCAGCACGATGGCTTCAATTGTTGGCAGCCAAGACATCGCCCAAGAATACGTTGAATACGTGCAACACTACAACGAGTTGGTCAAAACTCGCCTAGTGGACTTGACTGCAGACCAGAAACCGCGTGTGATGCTTGAATGGTATGAGCCCTACAACACTTTTGTGACTCCTGGCTTAGACCAAGCAGGCGGAATCAACATTGCGGAAAACCAGACGGAATATGCTCCTGTGCTGAGCGCGGAATTCGTTGTTGAGCAAAACCCTGAAGTCATAATTTACATGGTTAGCAGCCCTGACCATGTTGAAGCAGACTTCATAGCTATTCGGGACTCAATTCTGAACCGTCCAGCTTTGGGTGATATTGACGCCATCAAAAACGGGAAGGTCTACGTCTGCGATTGGGTTGCACGAGGTGGAATCCGCTGTGTGGTCGGCTACCTCTACTGGGCTAAATGGTGTCAGCCCACCCTATTCGCAGACATCGACCCTGCAGCATTAAATTCGGAAGTGAATCAAAAGTTTTTCGGAGCTGACATCTCAGGAGTGTACGCATACCCATGA
- a CDS encoding putative cobaltochelatase encodes MRGKKPMHWRNKTTYPFSAIVGQEKMKLALILNVINPKIGGVLLRGEKGTGKSLAVRALANLLPEVQVVSDCPFHCDPQRPKDLCSACSAKVTQGIQLSTEKRAVSVVDLPVGATEDRLVGTLDIEKAIKTGEKHFEPGILAAANRNILYIDEVNLLDDHLVDVLLDAAAMGVNYVEREGVSFIHPSEFVLVGTMNPEEGELRPQLLDRFALSVEVKGIPYREARAEIVRRRIAFENNPTEFITSQLENQEKIRQKIIDATRLLPQVKLNDDMLDLITQICTDLAVDGHRADITIYKTACTIAAYNSRTDVLEEDVKEAAELALAHRRRRQPFEEPKLEQQQIQESIEKWDQNHDKQQQQQSPPPPQQQNDAPQDSNPENQEQEQKSEDEEAPEPVFEADAPYQVKPISEPILDEVQRSGAGRRSKSLSGSKTGRYVAAAVPKGAVTDLAFDATLRVAAPFQCQRKAASGDVEGFLIEKTDLRQKVRERKVGNLIMFVVDASGSMAAEERMTATKGAVLSLLLDAYQRRDRVGMVVFRRDTAELVLPPTNSVELAQRFLTGLPTGGRTPMAHGLTLGLETIKEHLQRDKEAIPLIALVSDGRANVPLKGGDPVEEAKAAAREIGYAGVKAIAIDTERGFLTFGLVKQICDEMKGRYLRLEELNAAPIASAVRSNLDSGPEITWNNYLGR; translated from the coding sequence ATGCGAGGTAAAAAGCCCATGCACTGGCGAAACAAAACAACATACCCCTTCAGCGCAATTGTCGGCCAAGAAAAAATGAAACTCGCCCTAATCCTAAACGTAATTAACCCAAAAATAGGCGGAGTTCTTCTGCGAGGCGAAAAAGGCACAGGCAAATCCTTAGCCGTCCGCGCCTTGGCTAACTTACTACCCGAAGTTCAAGTCGTCTCAGACTGCCCCTTTCACTGCGACCCCCAACGCCCAAAAGACCTTTGCAGTGCCTGCAGTGCTAAAGTAACCCAAGGTATACAACTCTCAACAGAGAAACGTGCAGTCTCCGTCGTAGACTTACCCGTAGGAGCCACTGAAGACCGCCTCGTCGGAACCTTAGACATCGAGAAAGCCATCAAAACAGGCGAAAAACATTTCGAACCCGGCATACTCGCCGCAGCAAACCGAAACATCCTCTACATCGACGAAGTTAACCTGCTCGACGACCACTTAGTCGACGTATTGCTTGACGCCGCAGCCATGGGCGTAAACTACGTAGAACGCGAAGGCGTCTCATTTATTCACCCCTCAGAATTTGTTCTCGTCGGCACAATGAACCCCGAAGAAGGCGAACTCCGCCCTCAACTACTGGACCGCTTCGCCCTCTCCGTGGAAGTTAAAGGAATTCCCTACCGCGAGGCAAGAGCCGAAATCGTACGGCGACGAATCGCATTTGAAAACAACCCCACAGAATTCATCACTTCACAACTTGAAAATCAAGAGAAAATTCGCCAAAAAATCATAGACGCCACGCGGTTGCTTCCTCAAGTGAAGCTAAACGATGACATGCTGGATTTGATTACCCAAATCTGCACGGACTTAGCTGTAGACGGACACCGCGCCGACATCACAATTTACAAGACTGCCTGCACCATCGCCGCCTACAACAGCAGAACTGACGTTCTCGAAGAGGACGTTAAGGAAGCCGCAGAGTTGGCTTTAGCGCACAGGCGCAGACGGCAACCCTTTGAGGAGCCCAAACTGGAGCAGCAACAGATTCAAGAAAGCATCGAGAAATGGGACCAAAACCACGACAAACAACAACAGCAGCAATCTCCCCCTCCACCCCAGCAACAGAACGATGCTCCTCAGGATAGCAACCCTGAAAATCAAGAGCAAGAGCAGAAATCGGAAGATGAAGAAGCACCTGAACCAGTTTTTGAGGCAGATGCTCCCTATCAGGTCAAGCCTATTTCTGAACCAATTTTGGATGAAGTTCAACGTAGTGGCGCAGGGCGTCGTTCTAAAAGCCTAAGTGGCTCAAAAACGGGACGCTACGTTGCAGCAGCTGTACCCAAAGGTGCAGTTACAGATTTGGCGTTTGACGCTACTCTAAGAGTTGCCGCGCCATTTCAGTGCCAACGCAAAGCAGCCTCGGGCGATGTTGAGGGCTTTTTGATAGAGAAAACGGATTTGCGTCAAAAAGTGCGTGAACGAAAAGTCGGCAACCTCATCATGTTTGTTGTTGATGCCAGCGGCTCGATGGCTGCGGAGGAGCGCATGACCGCCACGAAAGGCGCAGTTTTGTCGTTATTGCTTGATGCGTATCAGCGGCGGGACCGTGTGGGTATGGTTGTTTTCCGCAGGGACACAGCCGAACTTGTGCTTCCTCCAACTAACAGCGTAGAACTTGCGCAACGATTCCTCACTGGGTTACCCACCGGTGGAAGGACACCTATGGCACATGGCTTAACCCTTGGGCTTGAAACCATAAAAGAACACTTACAACGCGACAAAGAAGCCATACCCCTAATCGCGTTGGTTTCAGACGGACGCGCTAATGTTCCTCTCAAAGGCGGCGACCCAGTCGAAGAAGCAAAAGCAGCAGCCCGCGAAATAGGCTACGCAGGCGTAAAAGCCATCGCCATCGACACCGAGAGAGGTTTCCTGACGTTTGGGCTTGTGAAGCAGATTTGTGACGAAATGAAAGGGCGCTATCTGCGGTTAGAAGAGCTTAACGCCGCCCCCATCGCTTCGGCAGTTCGAAGCAACTTAGATTCTGGTCCAGAAATCACTTGGAACAATTACCTGGGGAGGTGA